GTGACTGACACCGCCACTTCACCGGAGCATGTGTGGAGCCAAGTCTTCACCGTGCTGTTGACGTCGCATCCCGGTGCGGCTTCGCTGTCAAATGAACAACATCGGGCGTTGGCCGATATCACCCCGGTGACGTTACTGCCCGACATCGCGGTGCTGCAGGTCACGAGCCAAGCGGCGAAAGAAGTAGTGGAGAAGTCCTTAAGTGAGGCGATTGCTGATGGTTTCGCCACCGTCACTGGGCAACGCTGCGCGATTGTGGTCTCCGTTCACACTGCTGCGGCTACACCTCCCCAACGTGGCGGGGCACCAACGGATGCAACTGGCGGGGATCATCCGGCGTCAACTAGCGGCACTCCCGCAGCAACTGGTGTCACTGGTGCAGCGGCAGCAGGGGAGGAACATTCCCCTGTTGAGTCAGGCACGGATGTGACACCAGAGACCAAACCGGCCGATGCGCAAGCGGCTTCGACAACTGATGATGCCGCCGCCATGAACTATCCACTGACCAACCTCATCAACGAGGTAAACCAGGCGGCGGCCAGTGGCGATACTGCGAAAGAAACCCAGCTGCGGGAAAAACTCGCCGAAGCCGAAGCAGCCCTTGCCAGCGGCAAACTGCCGATTGTCGACTTTTTGAAAATATATAAACGCCCACCGGGGGCGTTTGCTGATCCGGCTGTGGAAGCGGAAGCCGCCACTGTTACCTCACCGATCAGGCCGCAACCCGGGTGGGAAAAACCGACGAACACCACAACTGAGCCCCCGGCAGCCGACCCGCACACCCCGCTCACGCAGCCTGTTCCTGCCCCCGCCGCGGCAGCCCCCTCCACCGCGGGGGCGCGTCTGCCTAGGGAAACTGCCACCCGCAGCGGCGAAGGCATGCTCAAACCCGACGATCGCTACACCTTCGACACCTTCGTAAAAGGTCCGTCGAATAACTTCACCTGTGCAGCGGCGATTGCGGTGGCCGAACAGCCGGCAACCACCTACAATCCGCTGTTTATCTACGGGCCGTCAGGGTTAGGGAAAACCCATCTGCTGCGGGCAACAGGGACCTATGCCAAGTCGCTGAATCCGAAACTTCGCATCAAATACGTCTCCAGCGAAGAATTCACCAACGACTACATCAACTCCACCCGGGACGACCGGCAGGAATCCTTCAAACGCCGCTACCGGGAACTCGACATTCTCATGGTCGACGACATCCAATTCTTGGCCGGGAAAGAACTCACCCAGGAAGAGTTCTTCCACACCTTCAATTCGCTGTTTCTTGCCGACAAGCAGATCATTTTGACCTCTGACCGGGGACCGAAAGAACTCACCACATTGCATGATCGGCTCGTCACCCGCTTCCAACAAGGGCTGATCACCGATATTCAACCCCCAGACTTGGAAACCCGCATCGCTATCTTGTCGAAGAAAGCGCAGCTTGAACATATTCATGTGACCCGGGATGTGTTGGAATTTATCGCCCAGCATTTCAAATCATCGATCCGGGAACTCGAAGGGGCACTCATTCGGGTTTCGGCGGCAGCGTCGCTGAACAACGAGCCGCTGACGGTCGACAGCGCAAAACATGCACTCAGCCATATTCTTCCCGACGAAGCCGATATGCAGATCACCCCAGAGGTGATCTTGGAAGTCGCTGCCGAATATTTCAACCTGTCGACCGACGAGTTGACCGGACCGGGGCGCACGAAACGAGTCACTCATCCTCGCCAGTTGGCAATGTATTTGTGTCGGGAGCTCACCGACTTGTCGCTGCCCAGTATTGGCCGAGCATTCGGCGGCAGGGATCACACCACAGTGATGTATGCCGATCAGAAAATTCGGGAAAAGCTTGCCGCAAACCGGGACACGCTCGACGAGATTCAGCAGCTCACCCAGCAAATCAAACAGCAGGCACGCGGCTAACCTATCCGCCTGCGTCTCCTACTGGCAGCCCGCGCCGCTGCGCCACCTTAAACCCCGATAACGCCGAAGACCGCACATCGTGTTGTCTTCGGCGTTGCGCAATTTCTACGGATCTTGCCAATAACGATCACCGGCTTGCGGTAGTAATCCGGGCGCCTGCACGGTGAGTAACCGCCGACGGACAGCGACAAGGCCACTGCAGCTGCTAGGAGGCCGCCTTGGCACAGTTTGCGTATTTACCCAGGTCGCACTGTTTCGGGGGTGATGAGTAGGGGGATGTGGAGAAAAAAATTTTTTCTTCACCGCACGCTGCAACGACGTTATCCACAGGCTTATGCACAAGTGTGTAATTACAAGGATGTAATTCCGTCACACAGATCACAGGCGCCCCGGATGAGCTGGGGAAACATAATGTGCAAAACTTGTGGACAAGCGCCAAAATTCTGGGGATAACTACCACCCCTATTGTGGATAACCAGAAAGCCGGCCGGTCCATCCACAATTTTGCCGAATTTTCCACATGTTCTCCACACCGGAAATCACAGTCTAACTTCCTAGATAACCTGGGCTGATACGGTGAATTCACAGTTTGCACAGGACCTACTGTTATTACCAACGAAATCAATCAGTTCTCTTGGGTAAAAATGGGCACTGGGGAAGCAGATTTGCAGCCCCAGATGGCACAGAGACCGAGTTGCACCGGGCTGTTTTCACAGACGGTGATTGGCAGGTAGTTTTTTCTAGTGTCACAACAACCGGTTCGTGGCCGATAGCAAACACCGCAACCATCATGTGGTGTAGCGCCATCGCGGCCGTTGATGCTCACCTACCCTGGAGTAAGTGATCTCCTGCAGGGGATGGTGCACAGGTAACTGATTGGTCGTTAGTGGATGCTGAGAATGAAAAGGAGCGGTGGGAACAGCAATGGATGTTGATCAGATTGCGTTTGAGGTAGCAAATAGCGAACTTGCACAGGCGGTGAGTTGGGTTGCCCGTAAACTGCCGTCAAATCCAGCACAGCCGGTGCTCAAAGGCATTCGCATTGTTGCCGAAGATGATGTTTTAGAGATCTCCGGATATGACTACGAGGTCTCGAATCTGGTGCGGATCCCCGCTGATGTGGAATCCCCCGGCAAGATCGCACTTGCCGGTAAGTTGCTTTCCGATATCACGAGCAATTTGCCGAAGGAGACGGTGAAGTTCGACTGTGATGGTTCACTGATCACCGTGGATTGCGGTAGCGCCCACTTCGAGCTTCCAGCGATCCCTATCGATGATTATCCCGCGTTGCCAGTGCTGCCAGAGCCCACTGGTTCTGTTGATCCGCAAGGTTTTGCGTGGGCTATTCAACAGGTTGCAGTTGCTGCCAGCAACGACGATGCGCTGCCGATGCTCACCGGTATTTACATTGCGATCACCGGCGATGAGATGCTGCTGGCAACCACCGACCGGTTCCGGATGGCGGTCCGGAAACTTTCTTGGAATGCCCTCGATAAAACCCTCGACACGCAGCTGCTCGTACCGGCGAAAACCCTCCTTGATTCGTCGAAAACGTTAAGCTCTGCCTCCAGTGAAGATGTGGTGTTGGCTGTCAGCGACGCGGAACAAGGCCACCGGCTGCTCGGCCTGCAATCCGGTGATCGGAAAACCTCGACGCGGCTCATCGATGCGGAATATCCCAACTTCCGGCCACTGCTTCCGGAACGACACACTGCCACCGCAACTGTGGCAATTGATCAACTGCTGCAGGCGGTGAAACGGGTGTCGTTGGTTGCTGACTCAGCCGGCCAGATTCGGCTGCAGTTTACCGACGGTGAACTCATTATCAGTGCTGGTGGGGCGGATGCCGGAAAGGCACAGGAATCCATCCCGTGCGCATTTTTTGGCGACACAATTGTTACCGCTTTCCGCACCCAGTATCTTCGCGAAGGCCTGCAGGTTATGGCTTCCGATCGGGTATTTTTCGGATTCACCGAGCCACATCGTCCCGTGCTGCTTGCCCCCCAACCGGAGGAACTCCCCGAACAGACAGAAGATGGGTTCTTCCCCGCCCCGCAAACCGATTTCCAATATGTGCTGATGCCTGTTCGCACTAGCTAGTCGCCCAATGCTGCACACCCCTGGTCATTGGGGGCGGTGATGATGCATCATCCCGCCCCTGCCACCGGGGTCGTGGCGTGTTGCGCGCTTCATGCCCGCTGCGAACTTGCACGAATTGGTGAAGGATCTCCTCACAAATATGCGTATCACCCAGCTTGCCTTGCAGGATTTTCGTTCCTGGGACACGTTTTCCTGTGAACTGCCTGCAGGTGTCACTGTGTTTGTGGGACGCAACGGGCAGGGCAAGACCAATATTGTGGAAGCTGTCGGCTATCTTGCCCATTTGCAGTCGCATCGGGTGTCTCACGATGTGCCGCTGGTTCGGGAAGGCGCAACAGCGGCACGGATTAGTGGGGTCGTGCAACATGAAGGCCGGGAACTTACCGCCCATGTGCTGATTAAACCGAAGGGCAGTAATCTCGCGCAGATCAACCGCACCCGGCTCGATTCGCCCCGGCAGCTGCTCGGGGTGGTGCGCACCGTGTTGTTTGCCCCGGAAGATTTAGCACTTGTCAAAGGTGAACCAGCTATTCGTCGCAGCGCTATCGACGAGATCATTGCCACCCGTACCCCGCGGCTGGCAGGGGTGAAACATGACTATGACAAGATTCTGCGGCAACGAAACGCACTATTGAAATCAGTTGCCGCCCAGTCCCGACGCAGCTGGATGCATGATGAAACAACCGTCACCACTTTAGATGTGTGGGATAGCCAACTTGCGGCACTTGGCGCCCAGCTGATGGTGGCACGCACAGCAGTGTTGCACCAGTTGGGCGGTCTTGTGCATGCGGCGTATGCGTCGATCGCCCCAGAATCGCGTCCGGCTGGAATCCACTATGTGCCCAGTATTGCGACCACGTTGCAACAGTTCGGCAGTCCACATGCCACTTCCAACACGGATACAGCTGGGCTGCAGGAACTCTATGAGGCAGCCTTGTTGACCGCGCTTGGGCAGGCGCGCAGCAAAGAAATTGATCGAGGAATGACCCTTGTCGGCCCGCACCGCGACGATGTAGAGCTGTTGTTAGGCAGTCAGCCGGCAAAAGGGTTTGCCAGCCATGGGGAAACCTGGTCGATGGCGTTGGCGTTGCGGATGGCTACCGCCGAACTGTATCGCGGTGACGGGGTGAATCCGATTGTGATTTTAGATGATGTGTTTGCCGAACTTGATGCACGTCGTCGCACGCTGCTGGTCAATACGTTAAGCGATAGTGAGCAGGTGTTGATTACTGCGGCTGTGGGTGATGATCTGCCGCGTGAATTGGATGCTGCAGTTGCTGCAACGCATATGGTGAGCACTGTGTATAGTGCCGGCAGCCGGGTATCCCGCTTGGATGCACCTGCGGCAACTGGTGAGGCTGACGCTGCCCAGACGGTGAATGCTAGTGGGGATACCGATGCTGCGAGCAGGAGCAGCACAGCCAGGGACAACAATGACTCGGGGGAGGAATGACCGTGCAGAACTCTCGTGGCACCACACCTCACCCGCACAAGCGCAGTGCTCCCGCACAGTCCGCCACTGATGGCACCCGCTCTGCGGGGGGATCTGCTCGCCAAGAATCTGCTTCCGTGCAGGGGGAACATCACGATTTGGTCGATGGGGCGTTTGCTGCTGCCCGGTCTATGGCGAAAGCTCGCGGTGGACGACTGCCGTCACTGCGTTATCAGGGCACCCCAGCGAAAACCATTACCGGATTTGGGCACACCTATCAGCAGGAGCCGCGGCGGCTTGCTGCTGCTGATCCTCAGCAAGAACGCATTGCATCGATTCTTGCCGCTATGACAGAACCGGCAGGTGATGCGGCCAGCGGTAAAGACTCGGAGGAATCGTCCTCCGGCGGGAATCCTGTTACTGCCACTGTGTCTGCTGCAGATGATCGCATAACGGCAGTTGATGAGCCGGCAAATGGGGACGATGCTGCAACAGCGAAGGACACACCGCCGCTCGACGAGATAACCGTCGCGCAATATGTGCTGCACAATATGGGGGAAATCCCACCGTCGCTGCTGGAGTCGATCAGCCGCATTCAGCTGCATGCCACTGATGCCAGTGGGCGTCGCCGGAAACGCCACCAGGAACTGGAGAAACTCGGTGACGTGTTACAGCGGGAGATCGCTGATCGGGGATGGCGGCAAGGGATCTCGAGCGGGGTGATTATGGGTAATTGGCGCTCGATTGTTGGCGACACGATCGCTGATCACACAAAAGTCGAAATGATTAAAGAAACCACCTTGTTTCTGTCGACAGATTCGACAGCGTGGGCGACGAACCTGCGGCTCATGCAGCCGATGCTACTGCAACGTATCGCAGAAAAAATTGGCGACGGATATATTACGACGCTGCATATTTTCCCACCCCGCACCAGCGGTGGCTCGCGGCGTGGCCGCTGGCAGTCATCGAACACTCGCCGCCGCTAGCCGGGAAGCATAGAGCCAGTCACCGCTTTTATAACAATGTCTGCACGAAAGGGGTCGCAACAGATAATAGTTGGCGAGGTTGTTGGTGTTCACGAGGAATCGGGGTGGTTGCCCGGTTGGGGTGGTGGCAGTGGGGTTTG
The Corynebacterium choanae DNA segment above includes these coding regions:
- the dnaN gene encoding DNA polymerase III subunit beta, which gives rise to MDVDQIAFEVANSELAQAVSWVARKLPSNPAQPVLKGIRIVAEDDVLEISGYDYEVSNLVRIPADVESPGKIALAGKLLSDITSNLPKETVKFDCDGSLITVDCGSAHFELPAIPIDDYPALPVLPEPTGSVDPQGFAWAIQQVAVAASNDDALPMLTGIYIAITGDEMLLATTDRFRMAVRKLSWNALDKTLDTQLLVPAKTLLDSSKTLSSASSEDVVLAVSDAEQGHRLLGLQSGDRKTSTRLIDAEYPNFRPLLPERHTATATVAIDQLLQAVKRVSLVADSAGQIRLQFTDGELIISAGGADAGKAQESIPCAFFGDTIVTAFRTQYLREGLQVMASDRVFFGFTEPHRPVLLAPQPEELPEQTEDGFFPAPQTDFQYVLMPVRTS
- the dnaA gene encoding chromosomal replication initiator protein DnaA; this translates as MWSQVFTVLLTSHPGAASLSNEQHRALADITPVTLLPDIAVLQVTSQAAKEVVEKSLSEAIADGFATVTGQRCAIVVSVHTAAATPPQRGGAPTDATGGDHPASTSGTPAATGVTGAAAAGEEHSPVESGTDVTPETKPADAQAASTTDDAAAMNYPLTNLINEVNQAAASGDTAKETQLREKLAEAEAALASGKLPIVDFLKIYKRPPGAFADPAVEAEAATVTSPIRPQPGWEKPTNTTTEPPAADPHTPLTQPVPAPAAAAPSTAGARLPRETATRSGEGMLKPDDRYTFDTFVKGPSNNFTCAAAIAVAEQPATTYNPLFIYGPSGLGKTHLLRATGTYAKSLNPKLRIKYVSSEEFTNDYINSTRDDRQESFKRRYRELDILMVDDIQFLAGKELTQEEFFHTFNSLFLADKQIILTSDRGPKELTTLHDRLVTRFQQGLITDIQPPDLETRIAILSKKAQLEHIHVTRDVLEFIAQHFKSSIRELEGALIRVSAAASLNNEPLTVDSAKHALSHILPDEADMQITPEVILEVAAEYFNLSTDELTGPGRTKRVTHPRQLAMYLCRELTDLSLPSIGRAFGGRDHTTVMYADQKIREKLAANRDTLDEIQQLTQQIKQQARG
- the recF gene encoding DNA replication/repair protein RecF (All proteins in this family for which functions are known are DNA-binding proteins that assist the filamentation of RecA onto DNA for the initiation of recombination or recombinational repair.), whose product is MRITQLALQDFRSWDTFSCELPAGVTVFVGRNGQGKTNIVEAVGYLAHLQSHRVSHDVPLVREGATAARISGVVQHEGRELTAHVLIKPKGSNLAQINRTRLDSPRQLLGVVRTVLFAPEDLALVKGEPAIRRSAIDEIIATRTPRLAGVKHDYDKILRQRNALLKSVAAQSRRSWMHDETTVTTLDVWDSQLAALGAQLMVARTAVLHQLGGLVHAAYASIAPESRPAGIHYVPSIATTLQQFGSPHATSNTDTAGLQELYEAALLTALGQARSKEIDRGMTLVGPHRDDVELLLGSQPAKGFASHGETWSMALALRMATAELYRGDGVNPIVILDDVFAELDARRRTLLVNTLSDSEQVLITAAVGDDLPRELDAAVAATHMVSTVYSAGSRVSRLDAPAATGEADAAQTVNASGDTDAASRSSTARDNNDSGEE
- a CDS encoding DciA family protein, whose protein sequence is MQNSRGTTPHPHKRSAPAQSATDGTRSAGGSARQESASVQGEHHDLVDGAFAAARSMAKARGGRLPSLRYQGTPAKTITGFGHTYQQEPRRLAAADPQQERIASILAAMTEPAGDAASGKDSEESSSGGNPVTATVSAADDRITAVDEPANGDDAATAKDTPPLDEITVAQYVLHNMGEIPPSLLESISRIQLHATDASGRRRKRHQELEKLGDVLQREIADRGWRQGISSGVIMGNWRSIVGDTIADHTKVEMIKETTLFLSTDSTAWATNLRLMQPMLLQRIAEKIGDGYITTLHIFPPRTSGGSRRGRWQSSNTRRR